The Comamonas sp. 26 DNA window GGCCAAGGCTGGCAGCGTGGTGGTGATGGATGCCCACACTGGCGAATTGCTGGCACTGGCCAACTACCCCAGCTACGACCCTGGACACCGCAAGAATCTGACGGGTGAGCAACTGCGCAACCGCGCGCTGACCGATACGTTTGAGCCCGGCTCGACCATGAAGCCCATTACCGTTGCGGCGGCGCTGGAGCTTAAGCGGGTCAAGCCTTCCACCATTATTGATACTGCACCCGGCCGCTATACGGTGACGGGCTCGACCATCACCGATACGCACAACTATGGCACGCTGACGGTGGAAGGCGTGATCCAGAAATCCAGTAACGTGGGGGCGACCAAGGTCGCGCAAAAGCTTTCGCCACAGGAGATGTGGGAGTACTTCAGCGCTCTTGGCTTTGGCCAGAAGCCACAAATCCAGTTTCCTGGTGCGGTCTCGGGCCGCCTGCGTGCCTGGAAGACCTGGAAACCGATTGAGCAAGCCACCATGTCTTACGGCTATGGCTTGTCGGCCTCGCTATTCCAGATGGCACGCTCGTACACCGTGTTCTCCAACGACGGCAACGTCATTCCGTCCACGATTTTGAAAACGACCGAGCCGCCCGTGGGCGTGCGCGTGATCTCCAAAGAAAATGCGGCCGCCGTGCTGCACATGCTGCGCATGGCTGCAGGCCCTGGCGGTACTGGCCAGAAGGCACAGGCCGAGGGCTACACCATTGGTGGCAAGTCCGGTACGGCCCGCAAACAGGTCGGTAAAAGCTATGCAGCCGGCAAGTACCGCGCCTGGTTCACCGGCATCGCCCCTATCGACAAGCCTCGCATCATCGTGGCCGTGATGGTGGATGAGCCCACCGCTGGTTCTTACTACGGCGGTACCGTGGCCGGCCCTGTTTTTGCCGATGTGGTGCAGCAGACGCTGCGTTTTATGGGCGTTCAGCCCGACAAGGAAGTCAAACCTCTGATCGTGGCTGCGCCGCCTGAGGAGCCTGTGCTATGAGCACTCTGATTCAAACACTGAACAACGCAGCCGAGGCGGTAGCCTGGCTGCGTACCCGCGTGCAGGGCGACCTGCAGACTGATAGCCGCAAGGTCAAGGCGGGCGATGCCTTTATCGCCTGGCCGGGCGCAGCCACCGATGGCCGTGCTTATGTCGCCAAGGCGCTGGAGCTGGGCGCGGCCGCCGTGCTGGTAGAAGCCGATGGTCTTGACGCCTTTGATCTGAACAGCGACAAGGTTGCCGCTCTCAAGGGTTTGAAGGCCGCCACCGGCCTGATCGCCGACGAATGGTTTGCGCACCCCAGCCGTGAATTGGACGTGCTGGCTGTGACCGGCACCAATGGCAAGACCACCACGGCCTGGTGGCTGGCGCATGCACTATCAAAAGTGAAGCTGAATGCGCGCACTGGCTGTGCGCTGGTGGGCACTTTGGGTGTTGGTGTGCCGCCGGCACTCGAATCGACGGGCATGACCACTCCCGACCCGGTGCTGCTGCAGCGCGTCTTCCGCAGCTATGCCGATCAAGGCTTGGCTGCCTGCGCAATTGAGGCTTCGTCCATTGGCATCGTCGAGCATCGCCTGGACGGCAGCCAAATCCGCGTGGCTCTGTTCACCAACTTCACGCAGGATCATCTGGACTACCACGGCAGCATGGACGCCTACTGGCAGGCCAAGGCCCAGTTGTTTGACTGGCCGGGTCTGCAGGCTGCGGTGGTCAATATTGATGACGCCCATGGGGCCAAGCTATGGGCCAAGTTGCAGGCCAAGCCGCTGGATGTGTGGAGTGTCTCCATTCAAGGTCCGGCTCGTCTGCAAGCCAAGGACATTGGTCTGGGCGATGAAGGCCTGAACTTCACCGTGATGGAAGCGGGTCATAGCCTGCGCATGAATACGCGTCTGGTTGGTCAATACAACGTTTCCAATCTGCTGGGCGTGCTGGCGACCTTGCGCAGTCTGGGTCTGTCGCTGGAAGAGGCCGTGGCCGCCTGCGCCGATCTGGAACCCGTGCCTGGTCGCATGCAGCAAATTGCCAAGCACGGTCTGCCGCTGATTGCCGTGGATTACGCCCACACTCCCGACGCTCTTGAAAAAGCCTTGCGTGCGCTGCAGCCTGCGGCGCAGCAGCGTGGTGGCAAGCTCTGGTGCGTGTTTGGCTGTGGCGGCGACCGCGATAACAGCAAGCGCCCCTTGATGGGACAAGCTGCGCAGGCGAATGCCGATTGCGTGCTTGTCACCAGCGATAACCCGCGCAGCGAGCGGCCCGAAAGCATCATCGACCAGATTTTGGCCGGCATGCAGCAGGGCGAGACATTGCATGTTCAGGCTGACCGTGCGGGGGCCATTGCACATGCCATTGCACAGGCCGACGTGCGCGACGTGGTGCTGATTGCAGGCAAGGGGCATGAAGATTACCAGGAGACGAAGGGCGTTCGCCAGCCGTTCTCCGATATGGCCGAAGCGCAAAAAGCGCTGACAGTCCGCGAAGGAAAGATACGGTCATGATGACCCTGGCAAAAGCGCTGGAGCTGATCCAGACGCATATTCCCCAAGCCCGCCTGATCGGCGATGGCAAGATTGTGCTGGCGCGCGTGCACACCGATACGCGCACGCTGCAAAGTGGGGATTTGTTCGTAGCCCTGAAGGGCGAGCGTTTTGACGCCCATGATTTTCTGCCGCAGGCTAAAGGCGCGGGTGCTTTGGCAGCGCTGGCCAGTCATGGTCTGGCGCAAGCGGGTCTGTCCGGCATTGAAGTGCCCGACACCTTGCTGGCGCTGGGCGCACTGGCCCGCGCATGGCGCGCACAGTTTGATCTGCCGCTGATTGCCGTGACCGGCAGCAACGGCAAGACCACCGTCACACAGATGATTGCCTCTATTCTGCGCACGCATGTGGGCGGAGTGGGTGAGGCTGCGCTGGCCACGCGTGGCAACTTCAACAACTCCATTGGCATGCCGCTGAATTTGCTGTGCATGTCGGGCGAGCACCGCATTGCCGTGCTGGAAATGGGTATGAACCATCCCGGCGAAATCGCCGAGCTGGCTGCCATTGGCCAGCCCACGGTGGCGCTGGTTAACAACGCCCAGCGTGAGCATCAGGAATTCATGCACACGGTGGAAGCCGTGGCGCGTGAAAACGGATCGGTACTGAGCTTTTTGCCCCAGGATGGCATGGCCATCTTCCCCGCTGGTGATGAATACACGCCGCTGTGGACGCAGCTGGCTGCAGGCCGTCCTTGCCTGATGTTTGGCGAAGCCGCCGATGGTGCGCAGGTTTTTGCCACGGATGTGGCATGGAAAAACGGTGCCTGGAGCTTTGTGCTCAACACCCCGCAAGGCAGCGCCGCAGTGCAGCTGCATATTGCAGGTCGCCACAACGTGGGCAATGCGCTGGCCTCAGCCGCTTGCGCCCATGCCGCCGGCGTGCCGCTGGCTGCCATTGCCCAGGGTCTCTCTGGCTTTGAGCCG harbors:
- a CDS encoding penicillin-binding protein 2 — protein: MTRSVLYTTSPLLASKTPLWRSKFIVAALALGFVGLGARAAYVQVYANDFFKRQGLVRFARTLELPANRGRLLDRNGLILASSVPAASIWAIPEDLDLKDPEVQVKLKDVAKLMDMPLKTLMEKLDVEDKSFVWVKRQLDWDVGQKIVALNIKGIYNRKEYKRQYPEGESAAHIVGFTNVEDHGQEGMELAFDKDLAGKPGSRRVIKDRLGRVVEGVGDEVPPQDGQDIQLSIDSKVQYYAYQKLKQQVEISKAKAGSVVVMDAHTGELLALANYPSYDPGHRKNLTGEQLRNRALTDTFEPGSTMKPITVAAALELKRVKPSTIIDTAPGRYTVTGSTITDTHNYGTLTVEGVIQKSSNVGATKVAQKLSPQEMWEYFSALGFGQKPQIQFPGAVSGRLRAWKTWKPIEQATMSYGYGLSASLFQMARSYTVFSNDGNVIPSTILKTTEPPVGVRVISKENAAAVLHMLRMAAGPGGTGQKAQAEGYTIGGKSGTARKQVGKSYAAGKYRAWFTGIAPIDKPRIIVAVMVDEPTAGSYYGGTVAGPVFADVVQQTLRFMGVQPDKEVKPLIVAAPPEEPVL
- a CDS encoding UDP-N-acetylmuramoyl-L-alanyl-D-glutamate--2,6-diaminopimelate ligase is translated as MSTLIQTLNNAAEAVAWLRTRVQGDLQTDSRKVKAGDAFIAWPGAATDGRAYVAKALELGAAAVLVEADGLDAFDLNSDKVAALKGLKAATGLIADEWFAHPSRELDVLAVTGTNGKTTTAWWLAHALSKVKLNARTGCALVGTLGVGVPPALESTGMTTPDPVLLQRVFRSYADQGLAACAIEASSIGIVEHRLDGSQIRVALFTNFTQDHLDYHGSMDAYWQAKAQLFDWPGLQAAVVNIDDAHGAKLWAKLQAKPLDVWSVSIQGPARLQAKDIGLGDEGLNFTVMEAGHSLRMNTRLVGQYNVSNLLGVLATLRSLGLSLEEAVAACADLEPVPGRMQQIAKHGLPLIAVDYAHTPDALEKALRALQPAAQQRGGKLWCVFGCGGDRDNSKRPLMGQAAQANADCVLVTSDNPRSERPESIIDQILAGMQQGETLHVQADRAGAIAHAIAQADVRDVVLIAGKGHEDYQETKGVRQPFSDMAEAQKALTVREGKIRS
- the murF gene encoding UDP-N-acetylmuramoyl-tripeptide--D-alanyl-D-alanine ligase, which codes for MMTLAKALELIQTHIPQARLIGDGKIVLARVHTDTRTLQSGDLFVALKGERFDAHDFLPQAKGAGALAALASHGLAQAGLSGIEVPDTLLALGALARAWRAQFDLPLIAVTGSNGKTTVTQMIASILRTHVGGVGEAALATRGNFNNSIGMPLNLLCMSGEHRIAVLEMGMNHPGEIAELAAIGQPTVALVNNAQREHQEFMHTVEAVARENGSVLSFLPQDGMAIFPAGDEYTPLWTQLAAGRPCLMFGEAADGAQVFATDVAWKNGAWSFVLNTPQGSAAVQLHIAGRHNVGNALASAACAHAAGVPLAAIAQGLSGFEPVTGRSRALAVQINGQSVTVVDDTYNANPDSVAAAIAVLAELPAPRLLALGDMGEVGDNGPQFHTEAGVLAKQAGIEYLYTLGAQSAFAATAFGSGAQHFESMAALQQAACEVLPSLGSVLVKGSRFMKMEQVVQAVQACADKEQGNCGEKTACC